A DNA window from Acidobacteriota bacterium contains the following coding sequences:
- a CDS encoding TonB-dependent receptor — protein sequence MSDDNVRDCLARARNLNDRDVRELNPQVEAGSEPRRGHWQREGAPRRRRPASDRRRDGAAHDKHGRALAHDERNATDRRVRAWAARAVVLCLALAPATAAAQQIGGTVTDATGAVLPGVTVEARSPALIEQVRTAVTDGNGQYLIVALETGAYTVTYRLPGFGVVVREGIELNSGFGATVDVQLAVGELAETITVSEARPLVDIQNVVQRAVMDREVIDSIPTGKSLASYGLLVPGMVGAESYGTSLAQDSGGLTSQTMQRMSIHGGSRHDQLLHLNGLDVGDAWTQGASLAYFPDTNFEEISFDYSANGADVETGGVVVNMIPREGGNRFSGSTFTIFTFPALHADNLDQALIDRGLPSGTLVDENWTVSPSVGGPLVRDRLWFFLTHTRQRADLKAPGVFEAVDPRALVFEPDPARPTVDEALVTEQSINFTLQPTARDKFKAYWTNSATDRPRQLQGRTLGSVFITPDAAGAAEVRTNVYQATWVRPHTNRLLFEAGASRQPIRLVFGPSATAVTELPGVFEVAPFRASRNMSGWLSGPTSRRSPKNIRSYRASLSYVTGSHNLKVGATLLQQRIAVSEESDANWLSLWTLRGAPFRATYWGTSDSANYASPTLGIYAQEQWTRDRLTVNAGLRWDYVKAGYPDQVRPTNDWVPQTFVIPGAVVVSWKDLQPRLGLAYDLRGDGRTAVKFSASRYGARESSDWAERVNPAVSNRRQDRSWNDGATCLAAAVCIPGDGLPQGDPTDPAPNGELLSPNVNLAFGEPLITLVYDPEWAFGWGSRRSNWEYAASLQHELAAGLSLDVGYFRRNQVNHSVRDDRAVGLDDFDVASVTVPADPRLPGGGGGTLRFYDLKPGSVRLPDQTQTSAAAYGGERETWNGVDLTLGARLAVLLLQGGVSTGRASLDYCGVQDALPERTWLYRDPTDPSQFVAGDATPLEHCRQDHDWLTQVKLIASYALPYGVQVAGTVQSQPGPERSALLQFTDTSLGRDLTSYPGGVQLNLVPPGSFYGERFNQIDLRLTKVLDVGAGRLRAMFDVFNVFNANTVTKEQYGMAFAGDPNWLAPQVIMPGRLGKVAFQLDF from the coding sequence ATGAGCGACGACAACGTGCGCGATTGCCTGGCACGGGCGCGAAACCTGAACGACAGGGACGTGCGCGAGCTGAACCCGCAAGTCGAAGCGGGTTCGGAACCACGACGAGGCCACTGGCAACGGGAGGGCGCGCCGCGCCGCCGGCGGCCGGCGAGCGATCGCCGGCGCGACGGAGCAGCGCACGACAAGCACGGCAGGGCGCTCGCACACGACGAGCGCAACGCCACGGACCGCCGCGTGCGCGCATGGGCCGCGCGGGCGGTGGTCCTATGTCTGGCGCTTGCGCCGGCCACCGCCGCCGCGCAGCAGATTGGCGGTACGGTGACCGATGCGACCGGCGCGGTCCTGCCCGGGGTGACGGTGGAGGCGCGCAGCCCCGCGCTGATCGAGCAGGTGCGGACCGCGGTCACCGACGGCAACGGCCAGTACCTGATCGTCGCCCTCGAGACCGGCGCCTACACGGTCACCTACCGCCTGCCCGGCTTCGGCGTCGTCGTGCGCGAGGGCATCGAACTGAACAGCGGCTTCGGGGCGACCGTCGACGTGCAGTTGGCGGTCGGCGAGCTTGCCGAGACGATCACCGTCTCCGAAGCCAGGCCGTTGGTGGACATCCAGAACGTCGTGCAGCGGGCGGTGATGGACCGTGAGGTCATCGACAGCATCCCGACCGGCAAGTCGCTGGCCAGCTACGGTCTGCTCGTGCCGGGCATGGTGGGGGCCGAGTCGTACGGCACGAGCCTCGCCCAGGATTCGGGCGGGCTCACGTCGCAGACCATGCAGCGGATGTCGATTCACGGCGGCTCGCGGCACGACCAGCTCCTCCACCTCAACGGGCTGGACGTCGGCGACGCCTGGACGCAGGGCGCCAGCCTGGCCTACTTCCCCGACACCAACTTCGAGGAGATCTCGTTCGACTACTCGGCGAACGGCGCCGACGTGGAAACGGGCGGCGTCGTCGTCAACATGATCCCGCGCGAAGGCGGCAACCGGTTCAGCGGTTCGACGTTCACAATCTTCACGTTCCCGGCGCTGCACGCCGACAACCTCGATCAGGCGCTGATCGACCGCGGGCTGCCGTCGGGCACGCTGGTCGACGAGAACTGGACCGTGTCGCCCTCGGTCGGCGGTCCGCTCGTCCGCGACCGCCTCTGGTTCTTCCTGACGCACACCCGGCAGCGCGCCGACCTGAAGGCGCCCGGCGTCTTCGAGGCCGTAGACCCGCGCGCGCTGGTCTTCGAGCCCGACCCGGCCAGACCGACCGTCGACGAGGCGCTCGTCACCGAGCAGTCGATCAACTTCACGCTCCAGCCGACGGCCAGGGACAAGTTCAAGGCGTACTGGACGAACAGCGCCACGGACCGGCCGCGCCAACTGCAGGGGCGGACGCTGGGCTCGGTCTTCATCACGCCGGACGCGGCGGGCGCCGCCGAGGTGCGGACCAACGTCTACCAGGCGACCTGGGTGCGCCCTCACACCAACCGGCTGTTGTTCGAGGCGGGCGCATCGCGGCAACCGATTCGCCTGGTGTTCGGTCCCTCCGCCACCGCCGTCACGGAGTTGCCGGGCGTCTTCGAGGTCGCCCCGTTCCGCGCGTCCCGGAACATGTCCGGGTGGCTCTCGGGCCCGACGAGCCGGCGGAGCCCCAAGAACATCCGGTCCTACCGCGCCTCGCTGTCCTACGTCACCGGCAGCCACAACCTGAAGGTGGGCGCGACCCTGCTGCAGCAGCGGATCGCCGTGAGCGAGGAGAGCGACGCCAACTGGCTCTCGCTCTGGACCCTGCGCGGCGCGCCGTTCCGCGCGACCTACTGGGGTACGTCGGATTCGGCGAACTACGCGAGCCCGACGCTCGGGATCTACGCGCAGGAGCAGTGGACGCGCGATCGACTGACGGTGAACGCCGGTCTGCGCTGGGACTACGTGAAGGCCGGCTATCCCGACCAGGTGCGTCCCACGAACGACTGGGTGCCGCAGACTTTCGTCATTCCGGGCGCCGTCGTCGTGTCCTGGAAGGACCTGCAGCCGCGGCTCGGGCTGGCCTACGACCTGCGGGGCGACGGCCGCACCGCCGTCAAGTTCTCCGCCAGCCGCTACGGCGCGCGGGAGTCCTCGGACTGGGCCGAGCGCGTGAATCCGGCGGTGAGCAACCGCCGGCAGGACCGGTCGTGGAACGACGGCGCGACCTGCCTCGCCGCCGCCGTGTGCATCCCCGGCGACGGTCTGCCGCAGGGCGACCCGACCGACCCCGCGCCCAACGGCGAGCTGTTGAGCCCCAACGTCAACCTGGCGTTCGGCGAGCCCCTGATCACGCTCGTCTACGATCCGGAATGGGCGTTCGGATGGGGCAGCCGGCGGTCGAACTGGGAGTACGCGGCGAGCTTGCAGCACGAGCTGGCCGCCGGCCTGTCGCTCGACGTCGGCTACTTCCGCCGCAATCAGGTCAACCACAGCGTACGGGACGACCGTGCGGTCGGCCTCGACGATTTCGATGTCGCCTCGGTCACGGTTCCGGCGGACCCGCGGCTGCCGGGCGGCGGCGGCGGGACGCTGCGCTTCTACGATCTGAAACCGGGCTCGGTGCGGCTTCCCGACCAGACGCAGACGAGCGCCGCCGCCTACGGCGGCGAACGGGAGACCTGGAACGGCGTGGACCTCACCCTGGGCGCCCGTCTGGCGGTGCTGCTGCTGCAGGGCGGCGTGAGCACGGGACGGGCCTCGCTCGACTACTGCGGCGTCCAGGACGCCCTGCCGGAGCGGACGTGGCTCTACCGCGATCCGACGGACCCGTCGCAGTTCGTGGCCGGCGACGCGACCCCGCTGGAGCACTGCCGGCAGGACCACGACTGGCTGACGCAGGTCAAGCTGATCGCATCCTACGCCCTGCCGTACGGCGTTCAGGTCGCCGGGACGGTGCAGAGTCAGCCGGGACCGGAGCGCTCGGCCCTGCTGCAGTTCACCGACACCTCGCTGGGGCGCGACCTGACCAGCTACCCCGGCGGTGTGCAGTTGAACCTCGTTCCGCCCGGCTCGTTCTATGGCGAGCGGTTCAATCAGATCGACCTGCGGTTGACGAAGGTCCTGGACGTCGGCGCCGGCCGCCTGCGGGCGATGTTCGACGTCTTCAACGTGTTCA